A genome region from Bacteroidota bacterium includes the following:
- a CDS encoding DUF192 domain-containing protein, with amino-acid sequence MKKFILPAFVMLIITGFVSCKDEPKTPPRPATLTDGQPKFVKEGELDFLKPDGSKIVHINIEVADDESQRMQGLMNRSFMSNDQGMLFIFDVEEPQGFWMKNTIIPLDIIYVNAKKEIVSIAEDTQPFSEQSLPSKGPAIYVVEVNGGFCAQYGITAGYKIDFSRN; translated from the coding sequence ATGAAAAAATTCATCCTTCCTGCTTTTGTCATGTTGATTATAACCGGTTTTGTATCCTGTAAAGACGAGCCGAAAACGCCACCGCGTCCCGCAACCCTTACCGACGGACAGCCAAAATTTGTGAAAGAAGGTGAACTGGATTTCCTGAAACCTGACGGCAGCAAAATTGTACATATCAATATTGAAGTTGCTGATGATGAAAGTCAGCGCATGCAGGGTTTGATGAATCGCTCCTTTATGAGTAATGATCAGGGTATGTTATTCATTTTTGATGTAGAAGAACCACAAGGGTTTTGGATGAAAAATACCATTATCCCACTCGATATTATTTATGTGAATGCCAAAAAAGAAATTGTATCGATAGCTGAAGATACACAGCCATTTTCGGAACAATCGCTGCCATCAAAAGGTCCTGCAATTTATGTAGTTGAAGTTAATGGTGGATTTTGTGCCCAATATGGTATTACTGCAGGTTATAAAATTGATTTTTCCCGCAATTAA
- a CDS encoding TlpA family protein disulfide reductase, whose protein sequence is MCTLIICFWLTNSQAQSVEYKTFAAVDSFLDNRNDTLYIVNFWATWCKPCIEELPLFDSVTAQNKNAPIKVILISLDAQIRWEDNLVPFLNNHAIQSTVWAIYKERPTDWIDLVDTRWQGTIPATLMFNNARQINYFHETTFTEATLNEKIKTLTHQ, encoded by the coding sequence ATGTGTACACTGATAATTTGTTTTTGGTTGACCAATAGCCAGGCGCAATCGGTTGAATACAAAACATTTGCAGCAGTGGATAGTTTTTTGGATAACAGAAATGATACCCTCTACATTGTAAATTTCTGGGCAACCTGGTGTAAACCATGTATTGAAGAATTGCCTTTATTTGATTCTGTTACCGCTCAAAATAAAAATGCACCCATAAAAGTGATTTTAATTTCACTGGATGCACAAATACGCTGGGAAGATAATCTTGTGCCATTTCTGAATAATCACGCAATACAGAGCACCGTATGGGCAATTTATAAGGAAAGGCCGACCGATTGGATAGATTTAGTGGATACGAGATGGCAGGGAACAATTCCGGCAACGTTGATGTTTAACAATGCCAGACAAATTAATTATTTCCATGAAACAACTTTTACCGAAGCAACTTTAAACGAAAAAATAAAAACATTAACTCACCAATAA
- a CDS encoding thioredoxin family protein has translation MLSILAPALAALLSLTTPAPTGYAVGDEVKNFTLNNIDGKSVSLSDYASKEGVIVVFTCNHCPYAKAYESRVMDLDKNFAAKGYPVLAINPNDPVSVPDDSPENMKKRSTEMGYTFPYLFDATQQVAKDFGASRTPHVFLLKNTNGKFTVEYIGAIDDNTDEPAAVKTKYVEDAIGSLKKGEKPAVNFTKAIGCTIKWKS, from the coding sequence ATGTTATCCATATTAGCGCCTGCATTAGCAGCTTTATTATCACTCACCACACCTGCTCCAACCGGTTATGCTGTTGGCGATGAAGTGAAAAACTTTACATTAAATAATATCGATGGTAAATCGGTTTCATTAAGCGATTATGCATCAAAAGAAGGTGTAATTGTTGTGTTTACCTGCAACCATTGTCCTTATGCAAAAGCATACGAATCGCGGGTTATGGATTTAGATAAAAACTTTGCTGCTAAAGGATATCCGGTATTGGCAATTAATCCGAATGATCCTGTAAGCGTGCCTGATGATTCCCCGGAAAATATGAAAAAACGTTCAACAGAAATGGGTTATACCTTCCCGTATTTATTTGATGCTACACAACAGGTTGCCAAAGATTTTGGTGCCAGCAGAACACCACATGTATTTCTGTTAAAAAATACCAATGGCAAATTTACTGTTGAATATATTGGTGCAATTGATGATAATACCGATGAACCCGCAGCTGTAAAAACAAAATATGTGGAAGATGCAATCGGTTCATTAAAAAAAGGTGAAAAACCGGCAGTTAATTTTACGAAAGCAATCGGTTGTACTATTAAATGGAAAAGCTAA
- a CDS encoding 1-acyl-sn-glycerol-3-phosphate acyltransferase, whose protein sequence is MKAKLIYLHIMAEQQDSTQSATSPYKRIIPNIEDWPIYRISKNREQVIHGVVEETLQNIINKNATEKDVHNELAKAIYLEKIRVERPWKTDPPDDKKFWTEVKNKLVEFESAPDGQIEAEKEILRKIITRYVTEIVGNFDKGTYQFSERFVPFAFNRLLNASHSRAFIRLFGNKKDLLKSIHVIGEIEQLRNLAKDGIVVVVPTHTSNIDSITVGWGISAIGLPACFYGAGLNLFSVRFLAYFMNRLGAYRVDRRKKNAIYLEALKTYSTQTIYQGGHSLFFPGGTRSRSNVVESQLKLGLLGTALEAQRRQILDTNGNGFKKVYVVPVTLNYGFVLEAPELIDEHLRNVGKERYFVPSDKYSSSYKILKFLYRFVTADADFTIAFGRCMDIFGNPVDDNGNSLDQNGNHIDIRDYFKSHGELKHDTQRDAVYTKMLSESIVKAFKRNNVALPEHVIAYAAFKLFQSKHHTSDLYSVLRMPEEFRELTHEELKTAVRKVVKELTKLEHKEEIRVDPIVKAEDLDEVIDYAIKKLGVYHAKRPLLKNKKME, encoded by the coding sequence TTGAAAGCTAAACTTATATATTTGCATATAATGGCAGAGCAGCAGGATTCAACTCAAAGTGCAACCAGCCCCTATAAAAGGATTATTCCTAACATAGAGGACTGGCCGATTTATCGCATCAGCAAAAACCGCGAGCAGGTTATTCATGGCGTTGTAGAGGAAACACTTCAAAATATTATCAATAAAAACGCAACGGAAAAAGACGTTCATAACGAACTGGCAAAAGCCATTTACCTCGAAAAAATTCGCGTAGAACGCCCCTGGAAAACTGATCCACCTGACGATAAAAAATTCTGGACAGAAGTAAAAAATAAACTCGTTGAATTTGAAAGTGCACCTGACGGACAAATTGAAGCTGAAAAAGAAATTCTCCGCAAAATAATTACACGATATGTAACTGAAATTGTTGGAAATTTTGATAAAGGCACCTATCAGTTTTCTGAACGGTTTGTGCCATTTGCATTCAATCGTTTACTCAATGCATCGCACAGCAGAGCATTTATTCGCTTATTCGGCAATAAAAAAGACTTACTCAAAAGTATTCACGTAATTGGTGAAATTGAACAACTAAGGAATTTAGCCAAAGACGGAATCGTAGTTGTTGTGCCAACACATACCAGTAATATCGATTCCATTACTGTTGGATGGGGTATTTCTGCTATCGGTTTACCGGCTTGTTTTTATGGTGCCGGATTAAATTTATTTTCTGTGCGTTTTCTCGCCTATTTTATGAATCGTTTAGGCGCTTATCGTGTGGACAGACGCAAAAAAAATGCGATTTATCTAGAGGCTTTAAAAACGTATAGCACACAAACAATTTATCAGGGCGGACATAGTTTATTTTTTCCGGGCGGAACACGTTCACGCAGCAACGTTGTTGAATCACAATTAAAATTAGGCTTGCTGGGAACCGCTCTGGAAGCGCAACGCAGACAAATTTTAGATACCAATGGCAACGGCTTCAAAAAAGTTTATGTGGTTCCTGTTACACTCAATTATGGTTTTGTATTGGAAGCACCTGAATTAATTGATGAACATTTGCGTAATGTTGGAAAAGAACGTTATTTCGTTCCTTCCGATAAATATTCTTCATCTTACAAAATATTAAAATTTTTATATCGCTTTGTAACAGCAGATGCCGATTTTACCATTGCTTTTGGTCGTTGTATGGATATTTTCGGAAATCCTGTTGATGACAATGGAAACAGTTTAGATCAAAATGGCAATCATATCGATATCCGCGATTATTTTAAATCACATGGCGAATTAAAACACGATACGCAACGTGATGCTGTTTATACTAAAATGCTGAGTGAAAGTATCGTTAAAGCCTTCAAACGCAATAACGTAGCACTTCCTGAGCATGTAATTGCTTACGCAGCCTTCAAATTATTTCAATCGAAACATCATACCAGCGATTTATATTCCGTATTGCGCATGCCGGAAGAATTCCGTGAATTAACGCATGAAGAATTAAAAACTGCTGTGCGAAAAGTGGTAAAAGAACTTACCAAACTGGAACACAAAGAAGAAATTCGTGTAGACCCGATTGTGAAGGCTGAAGATTTGGATGAAGTGATTGATTATGCAATTAAAAAACTGGGTGTATATCACGCAAAAAGGCCGCTGCTCAAAAATAAAAAAATGGAATGA
- a CDS encoding SUMF1/EgtB/PvdO family nonheme iron enzyme, translated as MAQFLGVFLLNYYFLFPIGNNPTGTIAGPGKEFYVDEYEITNLAWREFLFFMEEKDSNNLSKLVPDSASWYKVYSGNYLKPNDFDNYPVVGIDFFQVSLFCEWRSEVVSKRTGKEIIYYLPSKEEFNLAVDFFNKNEFTAKLSDVHIIDKKSKVKGLCSNVSEMTNVEGFAIGANWNSESASCYLQSTYTENSEYVGFRCFAKFVK; from the coding sequence ATGGCACAATTTCTTGGAGTTTTCCTTCTTAATTATTATTTTTTGTTTCCAATTGGGAATAATCCTACTGGGACTATTGCAGGTCCCGGAAAAGAATTTTATGTAGATGAATATGAAATAACTAATTTAGCTTGGAGAGAATTTTTATTTTTTATGGAAGAAAAAGATTCCAATAATTTAAGTAAGCTAGTACCTGATTCTGCAAGTTGGTATAAAGTTTATTCTGGTAATTATTTAAAACCAAATGATTTTGACAATTACCCAGTTGTAGGGATTGATTTTTTTCAAGTAAGTCTTTTTTGTGAATGGAGAAGTGAAGTTGTAAGCAAACGAACTGGGAAGGAAATTATTTATTATTTGCCTTCTAAAGAGGAGTTTAATTTAGCAGTTGATTTTTTTAATAAAAATGAATTCACTGCAAAACTTTCAGATGTTCATATAATTGATAAAAAAAGTAAGGTGAAAGGCCTTTGTTCAAATGTTTCGGAAATGACCAATGTCGAAGGTTTTGCTATAGGCGCAAATTGGAATAGTGAATCAGCCAGTTGTTATTTACAATCAACTTATACTGAAAATTCTGAATATGTAGGATTTCGATGTTTTGCCAAGTTTGTTAAATAA
- a CDS encoding T9SS type A sorting domain-containing protein: MTTWFAFELLSEIPKNDLKLLQTNYTIGSKSVNVQPTVFINPEQNFLYIYFSNIRDTTQLYTINTSGTFGVYVDGGKIQVVDTAEIFCIDALKPYSTSGKGNGTLYKLNETYALAADTTCSEPYPWEIRKIDTLINEPWGDSLLTLTAPAYTFGYFRIPIRAYYPLKLDEVDSHYDLKVYPNPTNNAVTLIGLQDNSVIQGKLQVKVITITGSICLETEALSGQRLDISSLSYGVYQIIIKFEDGNVAVGKLIKQ; the protein is encoded by the coding sequence ATGACGACTTGGTTTGCATTTGAACTTTTAAGTGAGATACCAAAAAATGATTTGAAATTATTGCAGACAAATTACACAATCGGAAGTAAGTCTGTGAATGTTCAGCCGACAGTTTTCATCAACCCTGAACAGAATTTCCTCTACATTTATTTTAGTAATATTAGAGACACGACACAGCTATACACGATCAATACTTCGGGCACGTTTGGGGTATATGTTGATGGAGGGAAAATTCAAGTTGTAGATACTGCAGAAATTTTTTGTATTGATGCATTAAAACCATATTCGACTTCAGGAAAAGGGAACGGAACGCTTTATAAATTGAATGAAACATATGCACTCGCAGCTGACACAACATGTTCCGAACCATATCCGTGGGAAATAAGGAAAATAGATACGCTTATTAATGAACCTTGGGGAGATTCTTTACTAACGCTGACAGCTCCTGCCTACACCTTTGGCTACTTTAGAATTCCTATTCGTGCGTATTACCCCCTCAAGCTTGATGAAGTGGATAGTCATTATGATTTGAAGGTGTATCCAAATCCGACAAATAATGCAGTAACACTTATAGGATTACAGGACAATTCCGTTATTCAAGGTAAATTACAAGTCAAGGTTATTACTATTACCGGTAGCATTTGTTTGGAAACAGAGGCTTTAAGCGGGCAAAGGCTTGACATTTCTAGTCTGAGTTATGGGGTCTATCAAATAATCATTAAATTTGAAGACGGCAATGTAGCCGTTGGAAAGCTAATTAAACAGTAA
- a CDS encoding T9SS type A sorting domain-containing protein translates to MKNSKFHIKEYSLFAASFLLIKNDIGAEVIYGDIIPDTLINEEWETYTIDLNYDGVSDFRFLKRSFWFMPTSSSTSHFNAIYAGPLVFGNLIAGNPHVIFPSYGGSTVYHPYALAEGAIIDQNSLDFQNAGYQELAYRFLGENSTYWPNGGHWYPEVVDRYLGVYFKDTANCYHYGWIRLDVKDFGRELVIKDFAYETECNHPIVAGDTISYVDVAEENKLDAVIYSYGNTIYVTLNEQYNDVQLSVADITGKEIYSNQITEKFTDIPLNEPKGIYIVTIISGKNKYSKKVIIN, encoded by the coding sequence TTGAAAAATTCAAAATTTCATATTAAGGAATATTCCCTGTTTGCGGCAAGCTTTTTACTCATTAAAAATGATATAGGAGCGGAAGTTATTTACGGAGATATTATACCTGACACATTGATTAATGAAGAATGGGAAACATACACTATTGATTTAAACTATGACGGTGTGTCAGATTTCAGATTTCTAAAGAGATCCTTCTGGTTTATGCCCACCTCATCAAGCACCTCGCATTTTAATGCAATATATGCGGGTCCACTTGTCTTTGGAAATTTAATAGCAGGAAATCCTCATGTTATATTTCCATCATATGGTGGATCAACTGTGTACCACCCATACGCGCTTGCAGAAGGCGCCATAATTGATCAGAATAGCCTTGATTTTCAAAATGCAGGATATCAAGAATTGGCGTATCGATTCCTGGGGGAGAATAGCACTTACTGGCCGAATGGAGGGCATTGGTATCCTGAGGTAGTAGATAGATATTTAGGAGTGTATTTTAAGGATACAGCAAATTGTTATCACTATGGATGGATTCGGCTGGATGTAAAAGACTTTGGACGTGAGCTTGTTATAAAAGATTTTGCATACGAAACCGAGTGCAATCATCCAATAGTAGCGGGTGATACAATCAGTTATGTTGATGTCGCAGAGGAAAATAAATTAGATGCAGTAATCTATAGCTACGGCAATACGATTTATGTTACCTTGAACGAACAATACAATGATGTGCAACTGTCTGTTGCTGATATAACCGGAAAAGAAATCTATTCAAACCAGATCACAGAAAAGTTTACGGATATACCTTTGAATGAACCCAAAGGTATTTATATTGTTACTATTATTTCGGGAAAAAATAAGTATTCAAAGAAAGTGATTATCAACTAA
- a CDS encoding T9SS type A sorting domain-containing protein yields the protein MNNDINAGVVYTNIDPDTTLFNNNGIYQLDIDADADVDFTFFNNNISSPGFYTYSSNYYPPHFKQEIFITPFAGGSVAGSKSNTYSFSDFYYFPFALISGNFVEPFMMWQNGNDQKLIYQSAIFDWSIVIAEGGNWDPETTNHFVGIRFNDDQDSLHYGWIRCDITGDGQILIIKDYAYETTPNKPIIAGDTLMSNIGEVNTISTNIYSNANNIFIQLDVINPNTIAEVFDISGKLILTKTLTNLNTKLLLNTSPGLYLVKLKSEDYSFEKTVFLN from the coding sequence TTGAATAATGATATAAACGCAGGTGTTGTATATACCAATATTGATCCGGATACTACACTATTTAACAACAACGGTATTTATCAGCTCGATATCGACGCTGATGCAGATGTAGATTTTACGTTTTTTAACAACAATATCTCATCACCAGGGTTTTATACTTATAGTAGTAATTATTATCCACCACATTTTAAACAGGAAATTTTTATTACACCATTTGCAGGTGGAAGTGTTGCAGGCAGTAAGTCAAATACCTATTCATTTTCAGATTTTTACTATTTTCCTTTTGCTTTGATATCCGGCAATTTCGTAGAACCATTTATGATGTGGCAAAACGGAAATGATCAAAAATTAATTTACCAATCAGCTATATTCGATTGGAGCATTGTTATAGCCGAAGGCGGTAACTGGGATCCGGAAACTACAAATCATTTTGTTGGCATCAGATTTAACGACGACCAGGATTCTTTACATTATGGATGGATTAGATGCGACATTACCGGCGATGGCCAAATATTGATCATAAAAGATTATGCCTATGAAACCACACCAAATAAACCCATTATAGCCGGCGACACCCTAATGTCAAATATTGGGGAAGTAAATACTATATCAACGAATATTTATTCCAATGCAAATAATATATTTATCCAATTAGATGTCATAAATCCAAATACTATTGCCGAGGTATTTGACATTTCAGGAAAACTGATATTAACAAAAACCCTTACTAACCTAAACACGAAATTACTACTGAATACAAGCCCCGGATTATATTTGGTCAAATTAAAATCCGAGGATTATTCATTTGAAAAAACGGTGTTTTTGAATTAG
- a CDS encoding DUF4349 domain-containing protein — protein MPRTLFLYMLVLSLGLTACDQKRDFADSALENKAMSGENDQKSMLVSAQQTPLKISAENNNYALERKVIKKGDISFSSENLDATEVVIKTALSANGGYISEETANEDNYQSSRKLVVRIPATQFDFFLKDISDKAGKLESKNITTEDVTTEFLDLTAHIRIKKALEERYYELLQQCKTMDAIIQMEKQLNEVRNDIETAQGRLNYLSGLTSYSTLTITFYAPDAQPVIAKNGFFTKVGKSFASGWNFILNFIIGLVRIWPLFVFIVCGYFIYKKLKSQVRFLKI, from the coding sequence ATGCCACGAACCTTATTTTTATACATGCTGGTGTTAAGCCTGGGGCTTACTGCATGTGATCAGAAACGTGATTTTGCGGACAGCGCCTTGGAAAACAAAGCAATGTCCGGTGAAAATGACCAAAAGAGTATGTTGGTCTCAGCACAGCAAACGCCATTAAAAATTTCTGCTGAAAACAACAATTATGCGTTAGAACGAAAGGTGATTAAAAAAGGGGATATCAGCTTTTCGTCGGAAAACCTGGATGCCACTGAAGTAGTTATTAAAACTGCCCTTTCGGCAAATGGGGGATATATTTCAGAGGAGACTGCAAACGAAGATAACTACCAGTCATCGCGCAAACTGGTGGTTAGAATTCCTGCAACACAATTTGATTTTTTTTTAAAAGATATTTCCGACAAAGCAGGTAAACTGGAATCGAAAAACATTACCACTGAAGATGTAACTACTGAGTTTTTAGATTTAACTGCACATATTCGAATTAAAAAAGCATTGGAGGAACGCTATTATGAATTATTACAGCAATGCAAAACCATGGATGCTATTATTCAAATGGAAAAACAACTGAATGAAGTGCGCAATGATATAGAAACTGCTCAGGGTAGACTCAATTACTTGTCGGGATTAACTTCCTATTCAACATTGACCATTACATTTTATGCGCCCGATGCACAACCTGTAATTGCAAAAAATGGATTTTTTACAAAAGTTGGAAAATCATTTGCATCAGGATGGAATTTTATTTTAAACTTTATTATTGGTCTTGTTCGCATTTGGCCACTTTTTGTATTTATTGTTTGCGGATATTTTATTTATAAAAAATTGAAAAGCCAGGTGCGATTTTTGAAAATTTAA
- a CDS encoding rhodanese-like domain-containing protein: MTLETILKEPTVSIVDVRTPAEFMGGHVADSVNIPLNEVPQNLEAFKTMAKPIVLICASGMRSAQATQYLAAQGIEQCYNGGSWLVVNGLV; this comes from the coding sequence ATGACACTGGAAACAATTTTGAAAGAACCAACAGTAAGTATTGTTGACGTTAGAACGCCTGCTGAATTTATGGGCGGACATGTTGCAGACTCAGTAAACATTCCATTAAATGAGGTGCCACAAAATTTAGAAGCATTTAAAACAATGGCAAAACCGATAGTGTTGATTTGTGCATCGGGCATGCGCAGTGCACAGGCTACGCAATATCTCGCCGCACAAGGTATTGAACAATGTTATAACGGTGGTAGCTGGTTAGTTGTTAATGGGTTAGTTTAA
- a CDS encoding rhodanese-like domain-containing protein, which translates to MLDFIKKLFGGNAVNYSELLANGAVIVDVRTPGEFVSGHIRGSLNIPLDQLKGNLKKIKKDKPVIVCCASGMRSAAAKGVLKSNGFNDVHNAGSWTKLRKYVS; encoded by the coding sequence ATGTTAGATTTTATAAAAAAATTATTTGGAGGCAATGCTGTTAATTACAGTGAACTCTTAGCAAATGGCGCCGTAATTGTTGATGTGCGCACGCCGGGTGAATTTGTTTCAGGACATATTCGCGGTTCATTAAATATCCCTTTAGATCAGTTAAAAGGTAACTTGAAAAAAATTAAAAAAGACAAACCCGTTATTGTTTGTTGTGCATCTGGCATGCGCAGTGCGGCTGCAAAAGGTGTATTAAAAAGTAACGGATTTAATGATGTACATAATGCGGGCAGTTGGACTAAATTGAGAAAATATGTCAGCTAA
- a CDS encoding Crp/Fnr family transcriptional regulator, translated as MDEISAALLKSFPDFEPQLIEKIAEASTLRTFYRDEVIMHAGGYFKSTILVVDGLVKLYRENEDGGEYFMYYLEGGEGCALSMICAARNKASEVTGVAVEDTIAIQIPLELMDILMRDYKSWYYFVVQTYRSRFEDLLNVIDQIAFKNMDERLMHYLDGQFAELNTNLLQITHQQIASDLNSTREVISRLLKKMEQNGVLKLHRNAIEKI; from the coding sequence ATGGATGAAATTTCAGCAGCACTCTTAAAAAGTTTCCCGGACTTTGAACCGCAATTAATTGAAAAAATAGCTGAAGCCAGCACTCTCAGAACGTTTTATCGCGATGAGGTGATTATGCATGCAGGTGGTTATTTTAAATCGACCATACTGGTTGTTGATGGTTTGGTGAAATTATACCGCGAAAATGAGGATGGCGGTGAGTATTTTATGTATTACCTGGAAGGTGGTGAAGGATGTGCGCTCAGCATGATTTGTGCTGCCAGAAATAAGGCTAGTGAAGTTACCGGTGTAGCTGTTGAAGATACCATTGCCATTCAGATTCCACTCGAATTAATGGATATTTTAATGCGCGATTACAAAAGCTGGTATTATTTTGTTGTACAAACTTACCGCTCGCGTTTCGAAGACTTACTGAATGTGATTGATCAAATTGCATTCAAAAATATGGATGAACGTTTGATGCATTATCTCGACGGACAATTTGCTGAATTAAATACCAACTTATTACAAATTACACATCAGCAAATTGCCAGCGATTTAAATTCAACGCGTGAAGTAATTTCGCGATTGCTTAAAAAGATGGAACAAAATGGTGTTTTAAAATTGCACAGAAATGCGATTGAAAAAATTTAA
- a CDS encoding methyltransferase, protein MTDFLSESYWQERYDLHDTGWDMGTVSPPLKAYVDQLTDKNLAILIPGCGNSYEAEYLVSQGFTNITVIDIAQGPVDRLNKVLGETGRQFCNVVKADFFTHKGQYDLIIEQTFFCALNPDLRKKYANHMLELLKPGGKIAGVLFKVIFEKPGPPFGGTIAEYKNIFEPGFNILKMEDCYNSHEKRAGNEAFIIMQKPK, encoded by the coding sequence ATGACAGACTTTTTATCAGAATCTTATTGGCAGGAAAGATATGATTTGCATGATACCGGCTGGGATATGGGTACGGTTTCACCGCCGCTGAAAGCTTATGTTGATCAGTTAACGGATAAAAATCTTGCAATCTTAATTCCGGGTTGTGGAAATTCATACGAGGCAGAATATCTTGTGTCGCAGGGTTTCACAAATATTACGGTTATTGATATTGCTCAGGGCCCCGTAGACAGGCTGAATAAGGTGTTGGGAGAAACGGGAAGGCAATTTTGTAATGTGGTTAAAGCAGACTTTTTTACGCATAAGGGACAGTATGATTTAATCATTGAACAAACCTTTTTCTGCGCCTTAAATCCTGATTTGCGTAAAAAATACGCAAATCACATGTTAGAACTACTGAAACCGGGCGGAAAAATAGCCGGTGTCTTATTTAAAGTGATATTCGAAAAACCGGGTCCGCCATTTGGAGGAACAATTGCGGAATACAAAAATATATTTGAACCGGGATTTAATATTTTGAAGATGGAAGATTGTTACAATTCGCATGAAAAACGTGCGGGTAATGAAGCATTTATTATCATGCAAAAACCCAAGTGA
- the trxA gene encoding thioredoxin — protein MTQKAGFNEIIQSEQPVLIDFFAEWCGPCKTLAPILKQFAGIYTDKVRVIKVDVDKNPAIAQQYQIQGVPTVMLFKQGKLLWRQSGVMPLPVLKQEIEKYI, from the coding sequence ATGACACAAAAAGCCGGTTTTAATGAGATAATTCAATCGGAACAACCTGTTTTGATTGATTTTTTTGCGGAATGGTGCGGACCATGCAAAACACTTGCACCCATATTAAAACAATTTGCGGGAATTTATACCGATAAAGTTCGGGTAATTAAAGTGGATGTAGATAAAAATCCTGCAATTGCGCAGCAATATCAAATTCAAGGTGTACCCACTGTAATGTTATTTAAGCAGGGTAAATTGCTTTGGCGACAGTCAGGTGTTATGCCTTTGCCCGTTTTGAAACAGGAAATTGAAAAATATATTTAA
- a CDS encoding rhodanese-like domain-containing protein codes for MSTLVGALLGLLIITSESCSAQTDNQQTTGDTATIQATHVNEEVTPEVFLSKIGTENTVLIDVRTPEEFGGGHIPNAVNINFNAPDFSAQIEKLDKSKTYLVYCRSGARSGRAATSMSEMGFQTIYTLKAEFLVGKSLVQ; via the coding sequence ATGAGCACACTAGTTGGTGCTTTGTTGGGTTTATTGATAATTACCTCCGAAAGTTGTTCTGCTCAAACGGATAATCAACAGACTACAGGTGATACGGCAACTATACAAGCAACGCACGTTAATGAAGAAGTAACGCCCGAAGTGTTCTTATCAAAAATAGGCACAGAAAATACGGTTTTAATTGATGTGCGCACGCCGGAGGAATTTGGTGGCGGACATATTCCGAACGCTGTAAATATTAATTTTAATGCGCCTGATTTTTCTGCACAAATTGAAAAATTAGATAAATCGAAAACCTATTTGGTTTATTGCAGAAGTGGTGCCAGAAGCGGCAGAGCTGCGACAAGTATGTCGGAAATGGGTTTTCAAACGATTTATACTTTAAAGGCGGAATTCTTGGTTGGAAAATCGCTTGTTCAATAA